In Pongo abelii isolate AG06213 chromosome 22, NHGRI_mPonAbe1-v2.0_pri, whole genome shotgun sequence, the following are encoded in one genomic region:
- the LOC103888909 gene encoding putative uncharacterized protein encoded by LINC00313, with the protein MTTLRKSKQPSAAGNLDEQTPGECPPPPRAFQRHVFPLEHLEAPDSTCLTFSRRGDRGLQQGAADPWEAPAPWIEKPDVKECLGRMSCRRLA; encoded by the exons ATGACAACCCTGCGCAAGTCAAAACAACCGTCAGCGGCGGGAAACCTCGATGAACAAACACCGGGAGAGTG CCCTCCACCGCCCAGAGCCTTCCAGCGCCATGTCTTCCCCTTGGAGCATCTGGAGGCCCCAGACAGCACCTGCCTGACGTTCAGCAGAAGGGGAGACCGAGGCCTGCAGCAGG GTGCCGCAGACCCCTGGGAGGCACCAGCACCCTGGATCGAGAAGCCCGATGTGAAAGAATGTCTGGGAAGGATGTCATGCCGGAGGCTTGCGTGA